The following coding sequences are from one Plectropomus leopardus isolate mb chromosome 10, YSFRI_Pleo_2.0, whole genome shotgun sequence window:
- the rev1 gene encoding DNA repair protein REV1 isoform X1, with protein sequence MSRDGWAKKRAYASGDNGWAERGGYMAAKVSKLDEQFKLDAPREKQKDGACSNIFSGVAIYVNGYTEPSSDELRRLMMLHGGQFHVYYSRSKTTHIIANNLPNSKIQELKGEKIIKPDWITDSIKAGRLLPYLQYQLYTKHKGPLFPGMTLRQMSEMAGPSHNLLQPNVHQKLHLPQLSVQHSVLKQEQSSSSCQNNSTPKPSHSRLNQDNIQPQSIQQNSAAQFINPRPSHMASTYLNAHAQHLLSNPSPKKHLQSTLQTPHTNLQQHRASQPQPQIKSSCNSAQSGCKELKINGSLQTSLDVMSHSKMNEMHECGKEDPLPQVLRETHLTNGHTHLVNGALKPEDLSPVTDELSDDKELPQCRLKSSEDKPQSPPVQYQSKPDPYEFPHSPPKQSDKSPVFQKQSTSHGANEQRPKPPPPSYQEAVKATESQLIPKQFQPSRQVDSSPEKTPLSPESRSLSHSPIRLNGSHHNAFSSDPATPNTTSATAKPEPPSEKSSLSSKSSAQLLAQTGGLISEFYSHSRLHQISTWRSGFSEYVNELHSKRKAAGGASFPGKDRLRKSAAQRSADSRGTSTTSSIKSCILHVDMDCFFVSVGIRHRPDLKGKPVAVTSNRGQGRVPLRPGAHPLLEQQYYQNKHIHPQSDEDLHRTPSQESPESHTNGVNQDASTLSMAEIASCSYEARQAGVRNGMFFGKAKQLCPSLQSVPYDFEAYKEVALTMYETLASYTHDIEALSCDEVLIDGSSLLAELGINPEDLASAIRADIKEKTGCCASVGMGSNILLARLATRKAKPDGQHLLKSEEVDDFIRDLPVTSLPGVGPVMGRKLAAMGVRSCGDLQQVSLSQLQKKFGPRTGQTLFRFCRGLDDRPVRYEKERKSVSAEMNYNIRFTKVDEAESFLTNLAMEVQKRLREAGLRGRRVTLKVMVRKVGAPLEPAKYGGHGICDNLARTVMLAQSTDSGQLIAAAVIKLFHAMKLQVQDMRGVGIQVQLLDGHNSVPQDSMGPGTRSIKDMLLVAKSSNKGLCKVFVFQFMSLLLSVKSVNFKINVTDAADNNTHQEKTSSNTDVSSRSSSHPLSSPEPVPGTSRDQQACRQTPKNPRARLNFSIEVPSPSQVDRSVLEALPAELREQVEQSWTNRDRRPSNRQSPSPQPSAPPPPSLKSRPPAPGPAPGPALYTPPVGTLLLQIPNQPDSPGIVLELPNFSQVDPDVFAALPKELQDELKSAYNRVTNVQPQTKMSAEQKNPLLQLKQSGLGVGIGRVKRHYKRKNAGSPVKKGPSPLKKRHVTNSPAKTLPSPMKPREPMNILKTENGPSTSSSDPDIPESLSKFIPRPAPALAGAYDLTDIKTLLREWVTTITEPMEEDILQVVKYCTDLIEDKDLEKLDLIIKYMKRLMQQSVESVWSMAFDFIVDNVQVVVQQAYGSTLKVA encoded by the exons ATGAGTCGAGATGGGTGGGCAAAGAAGAGAGCCTATGCCAGTGGTGACAATGGTTGGGCTGAGAGG GGAGGTTACATGGCTGCCAAAGTTTCTAAGCTGGATGAGCAGTTTAAACTCGATGCCcccagagaaaaacagaaggaCGGTGCATGCTCCAACATTTTCAGTGGAGTGGCCATCTATGTCAATGGATACACAG AGCCCAGTTCAGATGAGCTACGCAGACTGATGATGCTGCACGGCGGCCAGTTCCACGTCTACTACTCTCGCTCCAAGACCACACACATCATCGCCAATAACTTGCCAAACAGCAAAATTCAGGAGCTCAAAGGGGAAAAGATCATCAAGCCAGACTGGATCACTGACAG TATCAAGGCTGGGCGTCTCCTGCCTTACCTGCAGTACCAGCTTTACACTAAACACAAGGGTCCACTCTTCCCTGGCATGACTCTGCGCCAGATGTCAGAGATGGCAGGACCCAGTCACAACCTGCTTCAGCCAAACGTCCATCAAAAGCTTCACCTGCCACAGCTCAGCGTTCAGCACTCCGTACTCAAGCAGGAGCAGTCCTCGTCCAGCTGCCAGAATAACTCAACCCCAAAACCCAGCCACAGTCGACTCAACCAAGACAACATCCAACCTCAGTCCATCCAGCAAAACTCTGCAGCACAGTTCATTAACCCTCGACCAAGTCACATGGCATCCACTTACCTCAATGCACACGCTCAACACCTGCTTTCTAATCCGAGCCCCAAAAAGCACCTACAGTCTACTCTTCAAACACCTCACACTAAtctccagcagcacagagctAGCCAACCACAACCTCAGATCAAGTCTTCTTGCAACAGCGCCCAGAGTGGCTGCAAGGAATTAAAAAT AAACGGATCACTGCAGACCTCATTGGATGTGATGAGCCattcaaaaatgaatgaaatgcacGAGTGTGGCAAAGAAGATCCTCTCCCACAGGTGCTGAGGGAAACCCACCTGACAAACGGACACACTCACCTTGTTAATGGTGCCTTAAAGCCAGAGGATCTGTCCCCTGTTACAGATGAACTCTCTGATGACAAGGAACTGCCTCAATGCAGACTCAAGAGTTCAGAGGATAAACCCCAGAGTCCTCCAGTGCAGTATCAGAGCAAACCTGACCCCTATGAGTTCCCCCACAGTCCTCCAAAGCAGTCCGATAAGTCTCCTGTCTTTCAGAAGCAATCCACCTCACATGGAGCCAATGAGCAGAGACCTAAACCTCCACCACCCTCCTACCAGGAGGCTGTAAAAGCCACCGAAAGCCAACTAATCCCAAAACAGTTTCAGCCATCCCGTCAAGTTGATTCAAGTCCAGAAAAGACTCCTCTTTCACCTGAGTCTCGCTCCCTTTCACATTCTCCAATCCGACTCAATGGAAGTCACCACAATGCCTTCTCATCTGATCCTGCGACGCCAAACACGACCAGCGCCACAGCCAAACCAGAGCCCCCCTCTGAGAAGTCTTCATTGTCATCGAAGTCTTCAGCACAGCTGCTGGCCCAGACAGGCGGTTTGATCTCTGAGTTCTACTCTCACTCACGTTTACACCAGATCTCCACATGGAGGTCGGGCTTCTCTGAGTATGTCAATGAGCTGCACAGCAAGCGAAAAGCAGCGGGGGGCGCCTCCTTCCCTGGGAAAGATAGACTGAGGAAATCTGCGGCCCAGCGCTCTGCTGATAGTCGAG GTACGTCAACAACCTCAAGTATCAAATCTTGTATTCTTCATGTGGACATGGACTGTTTCTTCGTGTCTGTGGGGATCCGACATCGACCAGATCTCAAAG GGAAGCCAGTAGCTGTGACCAGTAACCGTGGACAGGGCCGAGTGCCCCTGAGGCCCGGGGCCCACCCTCTGCTGGAGCAGCAGTACTACCAGAATAAACATATTCATCCTCAATCCG ATGAAGATTTACACAGAACTCCTTCACAAGAGAGTCCGGAGTCACACACCAACGGAGTCAACCAGGATGCTTCCACTCTCTCTATGGCAGAGATCGCATCCTGCAGTTACGAGGCCAG GCAGGCAGGCGTCAGAAATGGGATGTTTTTTGGCAAAGCAAAGCAGCTGTGTCCCTCGCTGCAGTCTGTCCCGTATGATTTTGAGGCTTATAAAGAGGTGGCGCTCACCATGTATGAGACTCTGGCCAG ttacaCCCACGACATTGAAGCTCTGAGCTGTGATGAAGTGTTGATAGACGGCTCTTCTCTTTTGGCCGAGTTGGGCATCAACCCAGAAGATCTGGCGAGTGCGATCAGAGCGGACATCAAGGAGAAAACGGGATGCTGTGCTTCAGTGGGCATGG GGTCCAACATCCTGCTGGCTCGGCTGGCGACCCGCAAGGCCAAGCCAGACGGGCAGCACCTCTTAAAGTCTGAGGAGGTGGATGATTTTATCCGGGACCTGCCTGTGACCAGCTTACCAG GTGTTGGGCCTGTTATGGGCAGGAAGCTGGCTGCTATGGGTGTGAGGTCATGTGGGGACCTCCAGCAGGTGTCTCTGTCTCAGCTGCAAAAGAAGTTTGGTCCTCGGACCGGACAAACCCTGTTCCGCTTCTGCAGGGGCCTCGATGACCGGCCCGTCCGCTACGAGAAGGAGAGGAAGTCGGTCTCTGCTGAGATGAACTACAACATCCGTTTTACAAAG GTTGATGAGGCAGAGTCTTTCTTGACAAACTTGGCCATGGAGGTGCAAAAACGTTTACGCGAAGCGGGGCTGCGAGGTCGCAGAGTTACCCTTAAGGTCATGGTTCGCAAGGTTGGAGCGCCGCTGGAGCCGGCTAAATACGGTGGTCATGGCATATGTGATAATCTAGCCAG GACTGTGATGCTCGCTCAGTCCACTGACAGCGGTCAGCTGATTGCCGCTGCGGTCATCAAGCTGTTCCACGCCATGAAGTTGCAGGTTCAGGACATGAGAGGGGTCGGCATCCAGGTTCAGCTTCTTGATGGACATAACTCTGTCCCCCAGGACTCCATGGGCCCGGGGACACGCTCCATCAAAGACATGTTGCTTGTTGCCAAATCCAGCAACAAAGGTTTGTGTAAAgtctttgtgtttcagtttaTGTCTCTGTTGTTGTCTGTGAAATCTGTTAACTTTAAAATCAACGTTACAGATGCTGCCGACAACAACACACATCAAGAAAAGACTTCCTCAAACACGGACGTGTCATCTCGCTCCTCTTCCcatcctctgtcctctcctgaGCCGGTCCCAGGGACGAGCAGAGACCAGCAGGCGTGCAGACAAACTCCAAAAAATCCTCGAGCACGTCTCAACTTCAGTATTGAGGTCCCCTCTCCTTCGCAG GTGGACCGCTCTGTGTTGGAGGCGTTGCCCGCAGAACTGAGAGAACAAGTGGAGCAGTCGTGGACTAATCGCGATAGGAGACCAAGTAACCGTCAGTCACCCAGTCCACAGCCCTCCGCTCCTCCGCCTCCATCTCTGAAATCTCGTCCTCCTGCCCCCGGTCCTGCTCCTGGTCCTGCTCTCTACACTCCACCTGTAGGGACGTTGCTTCTCCAGATTCCAAACCAGCCAGACAGTCCAGGAATTGTACTGGAACTACCAAACTTCTCACAG GTTGATCCTGATGTATTTGCTGCCCTTCCCAAAGAGCTCCAGGATGAACTGAAGTCTGCCTACAACCGTGTAACAAACGTCCAGCCCCAGACAAAAATGT cagcagagcagaagaATCCATTGTTGCAGCTAAAACAGTCAGGACTCGGAGTCGGCATTGGTCGGGTGAAGCGGCACTACAAGAGAAAAAATGCAGGGAGTCCTGTTAAAAAAGGTCCTTCTCCTCTGAAGAAGCGTCACGTGACAAACAGCCCGGCCAAAACCCTGCCATCTCCTATGAAACCACGGGAACCgatgaacattttaaag ACGGAAAACGGTCCCTCCACATCGAGCTCAGACCCAGACATCCCGGAGTCTCTGTCCAAATTCATTCCTCGCCCTGCTCCAGCGTTGGCTGGAGCCTATGACCTAACGGACATTAAAACACTCCTACGAGAATGGGTCACCACCATAACAG AACCCATGGAGGAGGACATCCTGCAGGTGGTGAAATACTGCACTGATCTGATCGAGGATAAAGATCTGGAGAAGCTGGATTTGAttataaaatacatgaaaag GCTCATGCAGCAGTCGGTGGAGTCGGTTTGGAGCATGGCTTTCGACTTCATCGTTGACAACGTGCAGGTGGTTGTGCAGCAGGCGTATGGTAGCACCCTGAAGGTAGCGTGA